The Sedimentisphaera salicampi genome includes a region encoding these proteins:
- the eno gene encoding phosphopyruvate hydratase: MYATIVDVRGREILDSRGNPTVEVDVLLDDGSMGRASVPSGASTGAFEACELRDGDKDRYLGKGTLKAVNNVNEIIAPELVGMNAMDQETLDKTMLELDGTENKTKLGANAVLGVSLANAKAAAESAGLPLYRYIGGSNASTLPVPMMNILNGGEHADNNVDFQEFMAMPVGAESFQQALQMGAEVFHTLKKVLASRGYNTAVGDEGGFAPSLKSNEEACEVIVEAIEKAGYKPGEQVAIALDPASTEMWNEKDNTYTFFKSNPDKKMTGEEMAAHWAAWIDKYPIVSIEDGLAEEDWEGWKKFTADCGDKCQLVGDDLFVTNTNRLAKGIEMGAANSILIKVNQIGTLTETINAVKLAQLHGYTAVMSHRSGETEDSTIADLAVALCCGQIKTGAPSRSDRVAKYNQLLRIAEDLDSNAKYGRDTMLYLK; encoded by the coding sequence ATGTATGCAACTATAGTAGATGTAAGAGGGCGTGAGATCCTTGATTCTCGCGGCAACCCGACAGTTGAGGTTGATGTACTGCTAGATGACGGCTCTATGGGGCGTGCGTCAGTTCCAAGCGGCGCTTCAACAGGAGCGTTTGAGGCCTGCGAGCTCCGCGACGGCGATAAAGACCGTTATCTTGGTAAAGGGACTCTCAAGGCTGTTAATAATGTAAACGAGATCATCGCTCCTGAGCTGGTTGGTATGAATGCGATGGATCAGGAAACCCTCGATAAAACGATGCTCGAACTTGACGGCACGGAAAACAAGACGAAGCTCGGTGCTAATGCAGTTCTCGGTGTTTCTCTTGCAAACGCCAAGGCTGCTGCTGAGAGTGCGGGGCTCCCGCTCTACCGCTATATCGGCGGGTCAAACGCAAGCACATTGCCTGTTCCTATGATGAATATCCTCAACGGAGGCGAACACGCAGACAACAATGTTGACTTTCAGGAATTTATGGCTATGCCGGTTGGTGCTGAGAGCTTCCAGCAGGCTCTCCAGATGGGTGCAGAGGTTTTCCATACGCTTAAGAAGGTTCTCGCAAGCCGCGGCTATAATACTGCTGTTGGCGATGAGGGCGGATTCGCTCCTTCTCTCAAGAGCAACGAAGAGGCCTGCGAGGTAATCGTGGAAGCTATAGAAAAGGCCGGCTACAAACCCGGCGAACAGGTAGCAATAGCTCTTGACCCTGCTTCAACAGAGATGTGGAACGAGAAAGACAACACCTACACTTTTTTCAAGAGCAATCCTGACAAAAAGATGACAGGCGAAGAAATGGCAGCTCACTGGGCTGCTTGGATCGATAAATATCCGATCGTTTCGATCGAAGACGGACTCGCTGAAGAAGACTGGGAAGGCTGGAAGAAATTCACTGCAGACTGCGGAGATAAGTGCCAGCTTGTTGGTGATGATCTTTTCGTTACCAATACAAACAGGCTCGCAAAGGGTATCGAGATGGGTGCTGCAAACTCAATCCTGATTAAGGTAAATCAGATTGGCACGCTCACTGAAACCATTAACGCTGTTAAGCTTGCCCAGCTCCACGGCTATACTGCGGTAATGAGCCACCGTTCAGGTGAAACTGAAGACTCAACCATCGCTGATCTGGCCGTTGCTCTGTGCTGCGGGCAGATAAAAACTGGCGCTCCTTCAAGGTCTGACCGTGTTGCAAAATACAATCAGCTTCTGAGAATCGCGGAAGATCTCGATTCAAATGCAAAATACGGAAGAGATACAATGCTTTACCTCAAGTAA
- a CDS encoding glycoside hydrolase family 43 protein, protein MSSKLYFLFCILLAASGLSAEKQKDGLKLEDFHVHDPFILADEKTQTYYLYSTGGKAFFSKDLENWEGPFKFIEIPDDSWANPRHGAWAPEVHIYNGKYYLFVTLHNNDRPVKGKGKPLRPRHMRSTQVLVSDSPKGPFKPMSKMPTLPAGMMTLDGTFFVEDGCPWMVYCHEWVQIFDGTIEAVRLTNDLSDTVGQPELLFRGSDAPWAGAVNKEKGAYVTDGCFLYRTKAGKLLMLWSSWQKNHKYTQGLAESTSGKLKGPWKQKKPLLTNDSGHGMIFKTFDGRLMLAVHRPTMSPDSRARLHEIIDTGDSIKLKD, encoded by the coding sequence ATGAGCAGTAAATTGTATTTCTTATTTTGCATCCTGCTTGCGGCATCAGGTTTATCCGCAGAGAAGCAAAAAGATGGGCTAAAGCTGGAAGATTTTCACGTCCACGATCCCTTCATACTTGCTGATGAGAAAACGCAAACCTATTACCTCTACAGCACAGGCGGAAAAGCCTTCTTCAGCAAAGATTTGGAAAACTGGGAAGGCCCGTTTAAGTTTATTGAGATACCAGACGATAGCTGGGCAAACCCCAGACACGGTGCATGGGCACCTGAAGTGCATATCTACAACGGCAAATATTATCTTTTTGTTACGCTGCATAACAACGACAGGCCTGTTAAAGGAAAAGGAAAGCCGCTTCGCCCAAGGCATATGAGAAGCACGCAGGTATTGGTAAGCGATTCACCCAAGGGGCCTTTCAAGCCGATGAGCAAAATGCCCACTCTCCCCGCAGGGATGATGACCTTAGACGGAACATTCTTTGTCGAGGACGGCTGCCCTTGGATGGTTTACTGCCATGAATGGGTTCAGATATTCGACGGAACAATTGAAGCTGTAAGGCTCACAAATGATTTATCCGATACTGTTGGGCAGCCTGAATTGCTTTTCCGCGGCTCGGATGCCCCATGGGCGGGAGCAGTAAACAAAGAGAAGGGAGCTTATGTAACCGACGGGTGCTTTTTATATAGAACAAAGGCCGGCAAGCTCCTTATGCTCTGGTCGAGTTGGCAGAAAAATCACAAATATACTCAGGGGCTCGCTGAAAGCACCTCCGGTAAGCTCAAAGGGCCATGGAAGCAGAAAAAACCCCTGCTTACCAACGACAGCGGGCATGGAATGATATTTAAAACCTTCGACGGCCGGCTGATGCTTGCAGTTCACAGGCCTACTATGAGCCCTGATTCAAGAGCAAGGCTCCACGAAATCATAGACACAGGAGACAGCATAAAGCTGAAAGACTAA
- a CDS encoding D-glycero-alpha-D-manno-heptose-1,7-bisphosphate 7-phosphatase encodes MNKAVFLDRDGTLIEDRGHLSSPEEVVFFEETFDALIKLQVSFKLFIITYQSGIGKGLLGQRDVESVNAYVNNTLLEKGIKITDTYVCPHKNEDFCSCKKPNPFFLWKSAADYGINILESYSVGDHPSDYHLAEDAGGKGIYVLTGHGIKHLNELPENALTVKDIGEAADIILAQK; translated from the coding sequence GTGAATAAAGCTGTATTTCTCGATAGAGATGGAACTCTGATTGAAGACAGAGGGCATCTCAGCTCGCCTGAAGAGGTTGTCTTCTTTGAAGAGACTTTCGACGCACTGATTAAGCTTCAGGTAAGTTTCAAGCTCTTTATTATTACATACCAGTCGGGGATTGGCAAGGGGCTGCTGGGGCAGAGAGATGTGGAATCAGTGAACGCTTATGTAAACAACACGCTGCTTGAGAAAGGCATTAAAATCACCGATACATACGTTTGCCCGCACAAAAATGAAGACTTTTGCAGCTGCAAAAAGCCAAATCCATTTTTTCTATGGAAATCAGCGGCAGATTATGGCATTAATATATTAGAGTCTTACAGTGTAGGGGACCATCCAAGCGATTACCATCTTGCTGAAGATGCCGGCGGAAAAGGAATATACGTTTTAACCGGGCACGGCATAAAGCATCTTAACGAGCTGCCCGAAAATGCATTAACTGTAAAAGATATCGGCGAAGCAGCCGATATAATACTCGCACAAAAATAA
- a CDS encoding alpha/beta hydrolase, with the protein MKYLVMSLLIAGSLFSAEIKPDKIMVYKHTEQTDLTMHIFNPEEHKSGDKTPCIVFFFGGGWVSGSPSHFYQQAEYLSSRGMTAMCADYRTKNKYETSPKECVRDGKSAIRWVRANADALGVDPNMIAAGGGSAGGHVASATAALDGFNEKTDNLEVSCRPNALVLFNPVFDNGPNGYGYERVKDYWRGFSPLHNIHKDMPQATVFLGTKDDLIPVSTAETFKTKMNKLGNRCDLHTYKGCEHGFFNKKKFYVTLLEADKFLTSLGYLEGKPTLKK; encoded by the coding sequence GTGAAATATTTAGTTATGAGCCTTTTGATTGCAGGTTCGCTTTTTTCTGCGGAGATTAAGCCTGATAAAATTATGGTTTATAAACATACAGAGCAGACAGATCTCACAATGCACATTTTCAATCCTGAAGAACATAAAAGCGGCGATAAAACTCCCTGCATTGTATTCTTCTTTGGCGGAGGATGGGTATCCGGCAGTCCATCGCATTTCTACCAGCAAGCAGAATATCTTTCCTCAAGAGGGATGACTGCGATGTGCGCAGACTACAGGACAAAAAACAAATACGAAACATCCCCCAAGGAATGCGTGAGAGACGGAAAATCAGCGATAAGGTGGGTACGTGCGAATGCAGATGCACTCGGCGTAGACCCTAATATGATTGCAGCAGGCGGGGGAAGCGCAGGCGGGCATGTAGCCTCGGCAACGGCTGCTTTAGACGGATTTAACGAAAAAACAGACAATCTTGAAGTGAGCTGCCGCCCCAACGCACTCGTATTGTTCAATCCTGTTTTTGACAACGGCCCAAACGGCTATGGGTATGAAAGAGTGAAAGATTACTGGCGTGGTTTTTCTCCCCTTCATAACATTCATAAAGATATGCCTCAAGCAACTGTATTCCTTGGAACAAAAGATGATTTGATACCCGTTTCAACTGCTGAGACATTCAAGACAAAAATGAACAAGCTCGGCAATAGGTGCGATTTGCACACCTACAAAGGATGCGAACACGGCTTTTTCAATAAGAAGAAATTTTACGTAACCCTGTTAGAGGCGGATAAGTTTCTTACCTCTCTTGGATATCTTGAAGGCAAGCCAACGCTGAAAAAATAA
- a CDS encoding methylated-DNA--[protein]-cysteine S-methyltransferase encodes MQKMPENKFEHQVFKTELGWAGIVESAGIICRVILPADSKEDVLSITERYSSSYKVPGYAAEKIILYFQGRQVDFSDLKIKLNAEGFSKDILKAAARIKYGSICTYADLADKAGQKGKARPAGRALANNPLPVIIPCHRVIKKDGSLGGFMGSSGNLLKLRMLRLEGVSV; translated from the coding sequence ATGCAGAAAATGCCAGAAAATAAGTTTGAACATCAGGTTTTCAAAACAGAATTAGGCTGGGCGGGCATTGTGGAATCAGCCGGCATAATTTGCCGAGTGATTCTTCCTGCTGACAGCAAAGAGGATGTTTTGAGCATAACAGAACGATATAGTTCTTCTTACAAGGTTCCTGGTTATGCGGCTGAAAAAATTATTCTTTACTTTCAGGGCAGGCAAGTTGATTTCAGTGATTTGAAAATTAAGCTTAATGCAGAAGGCTTCTCAAAGGATATACTAAAAGCAGCGGCGAGGATAAAATACGGCAGCATCTGCACCTATGCCGATTTGGCGGATAAAGCAGGGCAGAAGGGCAAAGCAAGGCCGGCTGGCAGAGCGCTTGCAAACAATCCTCTGCCTGTTATTATTCCCTGCCACAGAGTGATCAAAAAAGACGGATCACTTGGAGGCTTTATGGGAAGCAGTGGTAACTTATTGAAACTTCGGATGCTGAGGCTTGAGGGCGTTAGTGTTTAG
- a CDS encoding acyl-CoA thioesterase codes for MFSKVVTPRFGDIDGLRHINNCVIPQWFEQARNPLFEIFVPDLSLDPSNWNMIMAHIDFDFLGQMYFGTDVQIRTYISKIGNSSFHLYQQALQNDKLCVEGNAVIVHYDFSLQKAVRIPDDIREELKKHLYSDHS; via the coding sequence ATGTTTTCAAAAGTAGTAACCCCGCGTTTTGGAGATATAGACGGCCTGCGTCATATCAACAACTGCGTTATTCCCCAGTGGTTCGAGCAGGCAAGAAATCCCTTATTTGAAATATTTGTGCCGGATTTGAGCCTCGATCCCTCAAACTGGAATATGATAATGGCGCATATAGATTTCGACTTCCTCGGCCAAATGTATTTCGGTACGGATGTGCAAATCAGAACATACATCTCAAAGATTGGGAATTCATCCTTCCATTTATACCAGCAGGCCCTGCAGAACGACAAATTATGCGTAGAGGGGAATGCCGTTATCGTGCATTATGATTTTTCTCTGCAAAAGGCAGTTCGGATTCCTGATGATATTAGAGAAGAGCTGAAAAAGCATCTATACAGCGATCATAGCTAA
- a CDS encoding MFS transporter, whose translation MQSVLGGVYAWSVFIPSLTEDYGQSNGQAGMIFGINIAVFTVVMIPSGRLLGRFSPRKIAFTGALLFSLGYLTASISGGSYAVILAGIGILAGAGIGAGYVCPLTVGMKWFPNNKGLVTGVVVAGFGGGAIALSSLSEYLLTALNWNVLEVFRLIGYGFGGLAIAASLLLKEPDKGAVKPKSENLEEKDISSCLLSKPFIMLCAGMFAGTFAGLLVIGNLKPILLSLGLTSETATLGISIFAVGNASGRIIWGQIHDKLGVRPTVLASLGALGISVILFFIEMPEPLLLAATLIVGINFGACFVVYASSMVSHFGTKLFPSLYPICFLWYGLAGIIGPGAGGWIADSTGTFTIGIAVSSLIVFAAMGINAMGLRSPKRAEETA comes from the coding sequence ATGCAGTCAGTATTGGGCGGGGTTTATGCTTGGAGCGTTTTTATACCCTCGCTAACCGAAGACTACGGGCAGAGCAACGGACAGGCCGGCATGATCTTCGGGATTAACATTGCAGTTTTCACAGTGGTTATGATTCCCTCAGGCAGACTTCTTGGAAGATTCTCTCCCCGAAAGATTGCCTTCACAGGAGCCCTGCTTTTTTCACTCGGGTATCTCACAGCATCAATCTCAGGCGGGAGCTATGCAGTGATTCTAGCAGGAATTGGAATTCTTGCTGGTGCAGGCATTGGGGCTGGATATGTTTGCCCGCTCACAGTTGGTATGAAATGGTTCCCCAACAACAAGGGGCTTGTTACGGGAGTGGTAGTTGCGGGATTCGGCGGCGGGGCAATTGCCTTAAGCTCCCTGTCAGAATATCTTCTAACCGCCCTCAATTGGAATGTGTTAGAGGTTTTTCGGCTCATTGGATACGGCTTCGGCGGGCTTGCAATCGCAGCCAGCCTGCTTCTTAAAGAGCCTGATAAGGGAGCTGTTAAGCCGAAAAGTGAGAATTTAGAGGAGAAAGACATTTCAAGCTGCCTGCTTTCAAAACCTTTTATAATGCTCTGTGCAGGGATGTTTGCAGGTACTTTCGCAGGACTTCTTGTAATAGGAAACTTAAAGCCCATTCTCCTGAGCCTCGGTCTTACAAGCGAAACTGCTACTCTTGGAATTTCAATTTTCGCTGTAGGGAACGCATCAGGACGAATTATTTGGGGACAGATTCACGATAAGTTAGGTGTACGCCCTACTGTTCTGGCCTCTCTGGGGGCTCTTGGTATCTCCGTCATTTTGTTTTTCATAGAGATGCCCGAACCCTTGCTGCTTGCAGCTACGCTGATAGTAGGCATAAACTTTGGTGCGTGCTTTGTTGTATATGCATCATCAATGGTATCACATTTCGGAACAAAACTTTTCCCAAGCCTGTACCCAATATGCTTTCTCTGGTACGGTCTTGCCGGTATCATAGGTCCAGGAGCAGGCGGCTGGATAGCTGACTCAACAGGAACTTTCACAATCGGCATAGCGGTAAGCAGTTTGATAGTTTTTGCGGCAATGGGAATCAACGCAATGGGTCTCAGATCCCCCAAACGAGCGGAAGAAACGGCTTAA
- the aroC gene encoding chorismate synthase, which produces MKIIITGPKCSGKSTIGAEAAKRLEIPFYETDGIIEELYSREHNDKLNFYEICEKLGEAAFREYEKRAVKEAAELDWCIISVGGSTLMDSDSRRLLRDDSVIVLLKADLDILWERLKNRGSSIYFSRPSPEDYFRDVANKKIEAIEPFADVTIDVSDDKDNPGKFISAVTDYFAVLSKSPNTQGQVIRSTTFGESHGDAVGVVLDGLKPGIEFSAEDIQSELDRRRPGQSSVSTPRSEKDKVRILSGVFEGKTTGTPIAMIIENKDQDSTKYDIIKHLFRPGHADFTFWKKYGIRDHKGGGRSSGRETAGRVASGATAKKILSERGVKITASSAEIGGVKSSSYNENDIEANPVRCADKDAAEKMQQAIMDALKNGDSLGGIVELRISGAPAGLGDPVFGKLDARLAGALFSLGAVKGLEFGDGFEAARSLGSEFNDQMKDNDFQTNHAGGVLGGISTGQDILIRLAVKPTPSISRQQETVDIEGRSEKIKIEGRHDPCIVPRIIPVVESMAALVLLDCWEIQQRLRSDI; this is translated from the coding sequence ATGAAGATAATAATAACAGGCCCAAAATGCAGCGGCAAAAGCACTATAGGTGCTGAAGCTGCTAAAAGACTTGAAATACCCTTTTATGAGACAGACGGGATAATTGAAGAGCTTTACAGCCGTGAGCACAATGATAAGCTCAACTTCTATGAAATATGCGAAAAGCTGGGCGAAGCGGCCTTTCGAGAATACGAAAAACGTGCTGTTAAAGAAGCTGCAGAGCTGGACTGGTGCATCATTTCTGTAGGCGGGTCAACCCTGATGGACTCTGATTCAAGAAGGCTTCTTAGGGACGATTCTGTTATCGTACTCCTAAAGGCTGATTTGGACATCCTTTGGGAAAGGCTTAAAAACAGAGGCAGCTCTATATATTTCAGCCGCCCTTCTCCTGAAGACTATTTCAGGGATGTTGCAAACAAGAAGATTGAGGCAATAGAGCCTTTTGCAGATGTAACAATTGATGTCTCTGATGATAAAGACAATCCGGGCAAATTCATAAGCGCTGTTACAGATTACTTTGCGGTGCTTTCGAAATCCCCGAATACCCAAGGCCAGGTCATCCGCTCTACTACCTTCGGGGAGAGCCACGGCGATGCGGTAGGTGTGGTTCTCGACGGGCTAAAACCCGGAATTGAGTTTTCTGCTGAAGATATTCAGTCGGAGCTTGACCGCCGCCGTCCAGGCCAAAGCAGCGTTTCAACACCCAGAAGCGAGAAGGATAAAGTTAGAATTCTATCGGGCGTGTTTGAAGGAAAAACCACCGGCACGCCAATAGCAATGATCATCGAAAACAAAGATCAGGATTCTACAAAGTACGACATTATCAAACATCTGTTCCGCCCTGGGCATGCAGATTTCACGTTCTGGAAGAAATACGGCATCAGAGATCACAAAGGCGGAGGCAGGTCTTCCGGGAGGGAAACTGCCGGAAGGGTCGCTTCAGGAGCAACTGCTAAGAAAATACTCTCAGAGCGAGGTGTAAAAATAACTGCCTCCAGCGCCGAGATTGGCGGAGTAAAGTCAAGCAGTTATAATGAAAATGATATAGAAGCAAATCCTGTTCGCTGCGCAGATAAAGATGCAGCTGAAAAAATGCAGCAGGCGATTATGGATGCCCTCAAAAACGGCGATTCACTAGGCGGGATTGTGGAGCTGAGGATTTCCGGCGCACCTGCGGGACTTGGAGATCCGGTTTTCGGCAAACTCGATGCAAGGCTTGCTGGAGCATTGTTCTCTCTCGGGGCAGTTAAGGGTTTAGAGTTTGGAGACGGTTTTGAAGCTGCTCGAAGCTTGGGAAGCGAATTCAATGATCAAATGAAGGATAATGATTTCCAAACAAATCATGCAGGCGGAGTGCTGGGGGGCATTTCTACAGGGCAGGATATTCTGATAAGGCTTGCCGTGAAACCGACTCCTTCAATATCCCGGCAGCAGGAAACAGTGGATATAGAAGGTCGATCCGAAAAGATCAAGATTGAAGGCCGGCACGACCCTTGCATTGTGCCGAGGATTATTCCTGTAGTTGAATCAATGGCTGCGCTTGTATTGCTGGACTGCTGGGAGATTCAACAAAGGCTGAGATCCGATATATAA
- a CDS encoding phosphoglycerate kinase has translation MAKKTIADIKVEGKKVLIRCDFNVPLNDNREITDDARITKALPSINKALEGGGSVILMSHLGRPKGERNMDFSLAPVAQRLSELLGKDVIFVEDCIGSDVQAKAASLKPGNVMLLENLRFHKAETIKDKAAKEDEQLREAKDNFAKEIAGLADIYVCDAFGTAHRDNASMLTVPQMMTGKPCVAGFLIEKEIKFLGDTIEAGDKPFVAILGGAKVSDKLQVIENLMDKVNTIIIGGGMSFTFAKAMGENIGSSLCEEDFVEKAGELMERAKDGNCEILLPVDTVEAKEFKADAEHKVVEGSIDDGWLGLDIGPKTSEMFADKIKNAKTVVWNGPMGVFEMEAFAKGTKAVAYALAEATEAGARTVIGGGDSASAIKVLGLEDKVSHVSTGGGASLEMMEGKKFACLAILEDK, from the coding sequence ATGGCAAAGAAAACAATTGCTGATATCAAAGTGGAAGGCAAAAAAGTACTTATACGTTGCGACTTTAATGTGCCTTTGAACGACAACAGAGAGATTACCGATGACGCTAGAATTACCAAGGCTCTCCCGAGCATAAACAAGGCTCTTGAAGGCGGGGGAAGTGTAATACTTATGAGCCATCTGGGACGGCCGAAAGGCGAAAGGAATATGGATTTCTCGCTTGCACCCGTAGCCCAAAGGCTCTCAGAGCTTCTGGGCAAAGACGTCATTTTCGTTGAGGACTGCATAGGCAGCGATGTTCAGGCAAAGGCTGCAAGCCTAAAGCCGGGGAATGTTATGCTGCTCGAAAACCTCAGATTCCACAAGGCCGAGACTATAAAAGACAAAGCTGCCAAGGAGGACGAGCAGCTCAGAGAAGCGAAAGATAACTTTGCGAAAGAGATCGCCGGCCTTGCAGATATTTACGTATGCGATGCCTTCGGAACAGCACACAGAGACAACGCCTCAATGCTTACGGTTCCCCAGATGATGACAGGTAAACCTTGCGTTGCGGGTTTCTTGATTGAGAAAGAGATAAAATTCCTCGGCGATACAATTGAAGCAGGCGATAAACCTTTTGTTGCGATTCTCGGTGGAGCGAAAGTCTCAGATAAGCTTCAGGTAATTGAAAACCTCATGGACAAGGTAAACACCATCATAATCGGCGGAGGTATGTCATTTACATTCGCCAAAGCAATGGGCGAAAATATCGGAAGCAGCCTTTGCGAAGAAGACTTTGTTGAAAAGGCCGGTGAGCTTATGGAAAGAGCCAAAGACGGCAACTGCGAGATCCTCCTGCCTGTTGACACAGTGGAAGCGAAGGAATTCAAAGCGGACGCTGAGCATAAGGTTGTGGAAGGAAGCATTGATGACGGCTGGTTAGGGCTTGATATTGGGCCTAAGACCTCAGAGATGTTTGCCGATAAAATCAAAAACGCAAAGACCGTTGTATGGAACGGGCCGATGGGAGTATTTGAAATGGAAGCGTTTGCTAAAGGCACTAAGGCTGTAGCTTATGCACTGGCAGAGGCTACAGAAGCCGGAGCAAGAACCGTAATCGGAGGCGGAGACAGCGCAAGCGCGATAAAGGTCCTCGGGCTCGAGGATAAAGTAAGCCACGTTTCAACCGGAGGCGGGGCATCTCTTGAGATGATGGAAGGCAAGAAATTCGCATGCCTTGCCATCCTTGAAGATAAATAA